The proteins below come from a single Solea senegalensis isolate Sse05_10M linkage group LG2, IFAPA_SoseM_1, whole genome shotgun sequence genomic window:
- the bin1b gene encoding myc box-dependent-interacting protein 1b isoform X10: protein MAETGTGTGSGTGKGVTAGKLAINVQKRLTRAQEKVLQKLGKADETRDAAFEEMVARFNKQTAEGTKLQKDLKAYVTSVKTLHDASRRLQDCLAEMYEPEWFGKEEMDALTEEMIEKEMDNNLEDTDTLWLDYHQNITDKCVVCMDTYLTQFPDLKARIAKRDRKLVDFDSARHHFASLQKGKKKDEAKIAKPAALLEMAAPSWAQGLISAHQVAQTNLSYNQAEEDLGRAQKIFEELNVELQDELPVLWDTRVGVYVNTFQSLAGHQEKFHKDMSKLSQNLNDIMTKLEEQRQLKKDGTAAAKTEGGAKSDEANHSDSACSAPKVEQRLGPPPSRPPPRLTPSPDQRRENAALFEDEASESDANADSTTTPATTQKCAVTNGSDGELPPGFLYKVKAIHDYTATDGDELELKMGDVVLVVAFDNPDEQDDGWLMGYQECQWLQKKALSAKGVFPENFTQKV, encoded by the exons ATGGCcgagacagggacagggaccGGGTCCGGGACAGGGAAGGGGGTCACAGCCGGGAAACTGGCCATCAACGTCCAGAAGCGGCTGACCAGAGCGCAGGAGAAG GTTCTGCAGAAGCTCGGCAAAGCTGACGAGACCCGAGATGCCGCCTTTGAGGAGATGGTGGCCAGATTCAACAAGCAGACG GCAGAAGGTACCAAACTGCAGAAAGACCTGAAAGCCTACGTGACGTCAGTGAAAA CTCTGCACGACGCGTCGCGGCGGCTGCAGGACTGTCTGGCCGAAATGTACGAACCCGAGTGGTTCGGCAAGGAGGAGATGGACGCGCTGACAGAG GAGATGATAGAGAAGGAGATGGACAATAACTTGGAg gaCACAGACACGCTGTGGTTAGACTATCACCAGAACATCACGGACAAATGTGTGGTGTGCATGGACACGTACCTGACTCAGTTTCCTGATCTGAAG GCTCGCATAGCAAAGCGCGACAGGAAGTTGGTGGACTTTGACAGTGCCAGGCATCACTTTGCCTCCTTACAGAAAGGGAAGAAGAAGGACGAGGCCAAGATCGCCAAG CCAGCAGCCCTGTTGGAGATGGCGGCTCCCAGCTGGGCTCAGGGTTTGATATCAGCCCACCAGGTGGCTCAGACTAACCTCTCCTACAACCAG gcggAGGAAGACCTCGGTCGAGCCCAGAAGATTTTCGAGGAGCTGAATGTGGAGTTACAAGACGAGCTTCCAGTCCTGTGGGACAC TCGTGTTGGCGTCTATGTTAACACATTCCAGAGCCTGGCAGGTCATCAGGAAAAGTTCCACAAAGATATGAGCAAA CTCAGCCAAAACCTGAATGACATCATGACCAAACTGGAGGAGCAGCGGCAGCTCAA AAAAGATGGTACTGCAGCAGCCAAGACAGAAGGTGGTGCAAAGAG TGATGAAGCCAACCACAGTGATTCAGCCTGCTCAGCACCAAag GTGGAGCAGAGGCTCGGTCCTCCTCCCAGTCGACCTCCACCGAGGCTGACGCCGTCTCCGGACCAGAGACGGGAAAACGCCGCGCTGTTTGAGGACGAGGCCTCGGAGTCTGACGCTAACGCCGACTCCACAACGACGCCGGCGACGACACAGAAG TGTGCTGTGACCAACGGCTCTGATGGTGAACTCCCTCCAGGATTCCTCTACAAG GTGAAGGCGATACACGACTACACTGCCACCGATGGTGATGAGCTGGAACTGAAGATGGGAGATGTCGTGCTGGTCGTGGCCTTTGACAACCCAGATGAACAG GACGATGGCTGGCTCATGGGTTATCAAGAGTGTCAGTGGTTGCAGAAGAAAGCTCTTTCAGCCAAAGGTGTTTTCCCTGAAAACTTCACCCAGAAGGTTTGA
- the bin1b gene encoding myc box-dependent-interacting protein 1b isoform X4: protein MAETGTGTGSGTGKGVTAGKLAINVQKRLTRAQEKVLQKLGKADETRDAAFEEMVARFNKQTAEGTKLQKDLKAYVTSVKTLHDASRRLQDCLAEMYEPEWFGKEEMDALTEEMIEKEMDNNLEDTDTLWLDYHQNITDKCVVCMDTYLTQFPDLKARIAKRDRKLVDFDSARHHFASLQKGKKKDEAKIAKPAALLEMAAPSWAQGLISAHQVAQTNLSYNQAEEDLGRAQKIFEELNVELQDELPVLWDTRVGVYVNTFQSLAGHQEKFHKDMSKLSQNLNDIMTKLEEQRQLNDEANHSDSACSAPKVEQRLGPPPSRPPPRLTPSPDQRRENAALFEDEASESDANADSTTTPATTQKAPSWDSWQEPRATEQELQYDDDDQYSEEAQGGWGSNEPTTGSYSQPGWDDAEADQDQESWNDTQGHAAQSYTEPTWDDKDTSVGQGGWGDDEEAQCAVTNGSDGELPPGFLYKVKAIHDYTATDGDELELKMGDVVLVVAFDNPDEQDDGWLMGYQECQWLQKKALSAKGVFPENFTQKV from the exons ATGGCcgagacagggacagggaccGGGTCCGGGACAGGGAAGGGGGTCACAGCCGGGAAACTGGCCATCAACGTCCAGAAGCGGCTGACCAGAGCGCAGGAGAAG GTTCTGCAGAAGCTCGGCAAAGCTGACGAGACCCGAGATGCCGCCTTTGAGGAGATGGTGGCCAGATTCAACAAGCAGACG GCAGAAGGTACCAAACTGCAGAAAGACCTGAAAGCCTACGTGACGTCAGTGAAAA CTCTGCACGACGCGTCGCGGCGGCTGCAGGACTGTCTGGCCGAAATGTACGAACCCGAGTGGTTCGGCAAGGAGGAGATGGACGCGCTGACAGAG GAGATGATAGAGAAGGAGATGGACAATAACTTGGAg gaCACAGACACGCTGTGGTTAGACTATCACCAGAACATCACGGACAAATGTGTGGTGTGCATGGACACGTACCTGACTCAGTTTCCTGATCTGAAG GCTCGCATAGCAAAGCGCGACAGGAAGTTGGTGGACTTTGACAGTGCCAGGCATCACTTTGCCTCCTTACAGAAAGGGAAGAAGAAGGACGAGGCCAAGATCGCCAAG CCAGCAGCCCTGTTGGAGATGGCGGCTCCCAGCTGGGCTCAGGGTTTGATATCAGCCCACCAGGTGGCTCAGACTAACCTCTCCTACAACCAG gcggAGGAAGACCTCGGTCGAGCCCAGAAGATTTTCGAGGAGCTGAATGTGGAGTTACAAGACGAGCTTCCAGTCCTGTGGGACAC TCGTGTTGGCGTCTATGTTAACACATTCCAGAGCCTGGCAGGTCATCAGGAAAAGTTCCACAAAGATATGAGCAAA CTCAGCCAAAACCTGAATGACATCATGACCAAACTGGAGGAGCAGCGGCAGCTCAA TGATGAAGCCAACCACAGTGATTCAGCCTGCTCAGCACCAAag GTGGAGCAGAGGCTCGGTCCTCCTCCCAGTCGACCTCCACCGAGGCTGACGCCGTCTCCGGACCAGAGACGGGAAAACGCCGCGCTGTTTGAGGACGAGGCCTCGGAGTCTGACGCTAACGCCGACTCCACAACGACGCCGGCGACGACACAGAAG GCGCCATCATGGGATTCATGG CAAGAACCTAGAGCCACAGAGCAGGAACTccagtatgatgatgatgatcagtaCTCAGAGGAGGCCCAAGGTGGCTGGGGTTCCAATGAACCCACCACCGGGAGCTATTCTCAGCCCGGTTGGGACGATGCAGAGGCTGATCAAGATCAGGAAAGCTGGAACGACACCCAAGGCCACGCCGCTCAGTCGTACACCGAACCCACCTGGGATGATAAAGACACCAGTGTGGGACAGGGTGGCTGGGGAGATGATGAAGAGGCACAG TGTGCTGTGACCAACGGCTCTGATGGTGAACTCCCTCCAGGATTCCTCTACAAG GTGAAGGCGATACACGACTACACTGCCACCGATGGTGATGAGCTGGAACTGAAGATGGGAGATGTCGTGCTGGTCGTGGCCTTTGACAACCCAGATGAACAG GACGATGGCTGGCTCATGGGTTATCAAGAGTGTCAGTGGTTGCAGAAGAAAGCTCTTTCAGCCAAAGGTGTTTTCCCTGAAAACTTCACCCAGAAGGTTTGA
- the bin1b gene encoding myc box-dependent-interacting protein 1b isoform X5 — protein MAETGTGTGSGTGKGVTAGKLAINVQKRLTRAQEKVLQKLGKADETRDAAFEEMVARFNKQTAEGTKLQKDLKAYVTSVKTLHDASRRLQDCLAEMYEPEWFGKEEMDALTEEMIEKEMDNNLEDTDTLWLDYHQNITDKCVVCMDTYLTQFPDLKARIAKRDRKLVDFDSARHHFASLQKGKKKDEAKIAKPAALLEMAAPSWAQGLISAHQVAQTNLSYNQAEEDLGRAQKIFEELNVELQDELPVLWDTRVGVYVNTFQSLAGHQEKFHKDMSKLSQNLNDIMTKLEEQRQLNDEANHSDSACSAPKRLGPPPSRPPPRLTPSPDQRRENAALFEDEASESDANADSTTTPATTQKAPSWDSWQEPRATEQELQYDDDDQYSEEAQGGWGSNEPTTGSYSQPGWDDAEADQDQESWNDTQGHAAQSYTEPTWDDKDTSVGQGGWGDDEEAQCAVTNGSDGELPPGFLYKVKAIHDYTATDGDELELKMGDVVLVVAFDNPDEQDDGWLMGYQECQWLQKKALSAKGVFPENFTQKV, from the exons ATGGCcgagacagggacagggaccGGGTCCGGGACAGGGAAGGGGGTCACAGCCGGGAAACTGGCCATCAACGTCCAGAAGCGGCTGACCAGAGCGCAGGAGAAG GTTCTGCAGAAGCTCGGCAAAGCTGACGAGACCCGAGATGCCGCCTTTGAGGAGATGGTGGCCAGATTCAACAAGCAGACG GCAGAAGGTACCAAACTGCAGAAAGACCTGAAAGCCTACGTGACGTCAGTGAAAA CTCTGCACGACGCGTCGCGGCGGCTGCAGGACTGTCTGGCCGAAATGTACGAACCCGAGTGGTTCGGCAAGGAGGAGATGGACGCGCTGACAGAG GAGATGATAGAGAAGGAGATGGACAATAACTTGGAg gaCACAGACACGCTGTGGTTAGACTATCACCAGAACATCACGGACAAATGTGTGGTGTGCATGGACACGTACCTGACTCAGTTTCCTGATCTGAAG GCTCGCATAGCAAAGCGCGACAGGAAGTTGGTGGACTTTGACAGTGCCAGGCATCACTTTGCCTCCTTACAGAAAGGGAAGAAGAAGGACGAGGCCAAGATCGCCAAG CCAGCAGCCCTGTTGGAGATGGCGGCTCCCAGCTGGGCTCAGGGTTTGATATCAGCCCACCAGGTGGCTCAGACTAACCTCTCCTACAACCAG gcggAGGAAGACCTCGGTCGAGCCCAGAAGATTTTCGAGGAGCTGAATGTGGAGTTACAAGACGAGCTTCCAGTCCTGTGGGACAC TCGTGTTGGCGTCTATGTTAACACATTCCAGAGCCTGGCAGGTCATCAGGAAAAGTTCCACAAAGATATGAGCAAA CTCAGCCAAAACCTGAATGACATCATGACCAAACTGGAGGAGCAGCGGCAGCTCAA TGATGAAGCCAACCACAGTGATTCAGCCTGCTCAGCACCAAag AGGCTCGGTCCTCCTCCCAGTCGACCTCCACCGAGGCTGACGCCGTCTCCGGACCAGAGACGGGAAAACGCCGCGCTGTTTGAGGACGAGGCCTCGGAGTCTGACGCTAACGCCGACTCCACAACGACGCCGGCGACGACACAGAAG GCGCCATCATGGGATTCATGG CAAGAACCTAGAGCCACAGAGCAGGAACTccagtatgatgatgatgatcagtaCTCAGAGGAGGCCCAAGGTGGCTGGGGTTCCAATGAACCCACCACCGGGAGCTATTCTCAGCCCGGTTGGGACGATGCAGAGGCTGATCAAGATCAGGAAAGCTGGAACGACACCCAAGGCCACGCCGCTCAGTCGTACACCGAACCCACCTGGGATGATAAAGACACCAGTGTGGGACAGGGTGGCTGGGGAGATGATGAAGAGGCACAG TGTGCTGTGACCAACGGCTCTGATGGTGAACTCCCTCCAGGATTCCTCTACAAG GTGAAGGCGATACACGACTACACTGCCACCGATGGTGATGAGCTGGAACTGAAGATGGGAGATGTCGTGCTGGTCGTGGCCTTTGACAACCCAGATGAACAG GACGATGGCTGGCTCATGGGTTATCAAGAGTGTCAGTGGTTGCAGAAGAAAGCTCTTTCAGCCAAAGGTGTTTTCCCTGAAAACTTCACCCAGAAGGTTTGA
- the bin1b gene encoding myc box-dependent-interacting protein 1b isoform X2 gives MAETGTGTGSGTGKGVTAGKLAINVQKRLTRAQEKVLQKLGKADETRDAAFEEMVARFNKQTAEGTKLQKDLKAYVTSVKTLHDASRRLQDCLAEMYEPEWFGKEEMDALTEEMIEKEMDNNLEDTDTLWLDYHQNITDKCVVCMDTYLTQFPDLKARIAKRDRKLVDFDSARHHFASLQKGKKKDEAKIAKPAALLEMAAPSWAQGLISAHQVAQTNLSYNQAEEDLGRAQKIFEELNVELQDELPVLWDTRVGVYVNTFQSLAGHQEKFHKDMSKLSQNLNDIMTKLEEQRQLKKDGTAAAKTEGGAKSDEANHSDSACSAPKRLGPPPSRPPPRLTPSPDQRRENAALFEDEASESDANADSTTTPATTQKAPSWDSWQEPRATEQELQYDDDDQYSEEAQGGWGSNEPTTGSYSQPGWDDAEADQDQESWNDTQGHAAQSYTEPTWDDKDTSVGQGGWGDDEEAQCAVTNGSDGELPPGFLYKVKAIHDYTATDGDELELKMGDVVLVVAFDNPDEQDDGWLMGYQECQWLQKKALSAKGVFPENFTQKV, from the exons ATGGCcgagacagggacagggaccGGGTCCGGGACAGGGAAGGGGGTCACAGCCGGGAAACTGGCCATCAACGTCCAGAAGCGGCTGACCAGAGCGCAGGAGAAG GTTCTGCAGAAGCTCGGCAAAGCTGACGAGACCCGAGATGCCGCCTTTGAGGAGATGGTGGCCAGATTCAACAAGCAGACG GCAGAAGGTACCAAACTGCAGAAAGACCTGAAAGCCTACGTGACGTCAGTGAAAA CTCTGCACGACGCGTCGCGGCGGCTGCAGGACTGTCTGGCCGAAATGTACGAACCCGAGTGGTTCGGCAAGGAGGAGATGGACGCGCTGACAGAG GAGATGATAGAGAAGGAGATGGACAATAACTTGGAg gaCACAGACACGCTGTGGTTAGACTATCACCAGAACATCACGGACAAATGTGTGGTGTGCATGGACACGTACCTGACTCAGTTTCCTGATCTGAAG GCTCGCATAGCAAAGCGCGACAGGAAGTTGGTGGACTTTGACAGTGCCAGGCATCACTTTGCCTCCTTACAGAAAGGGAAGAAGAAGGACGAGGCCAAGATCGCCAAG CCAGCAGCCCTGTTGGAGATGGCGGCTCCCAGCTGGGCTCAGGGTTTGATATCAGCCCACCAGGTGGCTCAGACTAACCTCTCCTACAACCAG gcggAGGAAGACCTCGGTCGAGCCCAGAAGATTTTCGAGGAGCTGAATGTGGAGTTACAAGACGAGCTTCCAGTCCTGTGGGACAC TCGTGTTGGCGTCTATGTTAACACATTCCAGAGCCTGGCAGGTCATCAGGAAAAGTTCCACAAAGATATGAGCAAA CTCAGCCAAAACCTGAATGACATCATGACCAAACTGGAGGAGCAGCGGCAGCTCAA AAAAGATGGTACTGCAGCAGCCAAGACAGAAGGTGGTGCAAAGAG TGATGAAGCCAACCACAGTGATTCAGCCTGCTCAGCACCAAag AGGCTCGGTCCTCCTCCCAGTCGACCTCCACCGAGGCTGACGCCGTCTCCGGACCAGAGACGGGAAAACGCCGCGCTGTTTGAGGACGAGGCCTCGGAGTCTGACGCTAACGCCGACTCCACAACGACGCCGGCGACGACACAGAAG GCGCCATCATGGGATTCATGG CAAGAACCTAGAGCCACAGAGCAGGAACTccagtatgatgatgatgatcagtaCTCAGAGGAGGCCCAAGGTGGCTGGGGTTCCAATGAACCCACCACCGGGAGCTATTCTCAGCCCGGTTGGGACGATGCAGAGGCTGATCAAGATCAGGAAAGCTGGAACGACACCCAAGGCCACGCCGCTCAGTCGTACACCGAACCCACCTGGGATGATAAAGACACCAGTGTGGGACAGGGTGGCTGGGGAGATGATGAAGAGGCACAG TGTGCTGTGACCAACGGCTCTGATGGTGAACTCCCTCCAGGATTCCTCTACAAG GTGAAGGCGATACACGACTACACTGCCACCGATGGTGATGAGCTGGAACTGAAGATGGGAGATGTCGTGCTGGTCGTGGCCTTTGACAACCCAGATGAACAG GACGATGGCTGGCTCATGGGTTATCAAGAGTGTCAGTGGTTGCAGAAGAAAGCTCTTTCAGCCAAAGGTGTTTTCCCTGAAAACTTCACCCAGAAGGTTTGA
- the bin1b gene encoding myc box-dependent-interacting protein 1b isoform X1, which yields MAETGTGTGSGTGKGVTAGKLAINVQKRLTRAQEKVLQKLGKADETRDAAFEEMVARFNKQTAEGTKLQKDLKAYVTSVKTLHDASRRLQDCLAEMYEPEWFGKEEMDALTEEMIEKEMDNNLEDTDTLWLDYHQNITDKCVVCMDTYLTQFPDLKARIAKRDRKLVDFDSARHHFASLQKGKKKDEAKIAKPAALLEMAAPSWAQGLISAHQVAQTNLSYNQAEEDLGRAQKIFEELNVELQDELPVLWDTRVGVYVNTFQSLAGHQEKFHKDMSKLSQNLNDIMTKLEEQRQLKKDGTAAAKTEGGAKSDEANHSDSACSAPKVEQRLGPPPSRPPPRLTPSPDQRRENAALFEDEASESDANADSTTTPATTQKAPSWDSWQEPRATEQELQYDDDDQYSEEAQGGWGSNEPTTGSYSQPGWDDAEADQDQESWNDTQGHAAQSYTEPTWDDKDTSVGQGGWGDDEEAQCAVTNGSDGELPPGFLYKVKAIHDYTATDGDELELKMGDVVLVVAFDNPDEQDDGWLMGYQECQWLQKKALSAKGVFPENFTQKV from the exons ATGGCcgagacagggacagggaccGGGTCCGGGACAGGGAAGGGGGTCACAGCCGGGAAACTGGCCATCAACGTCCAGAAGCGGCTGACCAGAGCGCAGGAGAAG GTTCTGCAGAAGCTCGGCAAAGCTGACGAGACCCGAGATGCCGCCTTTGAGGAGATGGTGGCCAGATTCAACAAGCAGACG GCAGAAGGTACCAAACTGCAGAAAGACCTGAAAGCCTACGTGACGTCAGTGAAAA CTCTGCACGACGCGTCGCGGCGGCTGCAGGACTGTCTGGCCGAAATGTACGAACCCGAGTGGTTCGGCAAGGAGGAGATGGACGCGCTGACAGAG GAGATGATAGAGAAGGAGATGGACAATAACTTGGAg gaCACAGACACGCTGTGGTTAGACTATCACCAGAACATCACGGACAAATGTGTGGTGTGCATGGACACGTACCTGACTCAGTTTCCTGATCTGAAG GCTCGCATAGCAAAGCGCGACAGGAAGTTGGTGGACTTTGACAGTGCCAGGCATCACTTTGCCTCCTTACAGAAAGGGAAGAAGAAGGACGAGGCCAAGATCGCCAAG CCAGCAGCCCTGTTGGAGATGGCGGCTCCCAGCTGGGCTCAGGGTTTGATATCAGCCCACCAGGTGGCTCAGACTAACCTCTCCTACAACCAG gcggAGGAAGACCTCGGTCGAGCCCAGAAGATTTTCGAGGAGCTGAATGTGGAGTTACAAGACGAGCTTCCAGTCCTGTGGGACAC TCGTGTTGGCGTCTATGTTAACACATTCCAGAGCCTGGCAGGTCATCAGGAAAAGTTCCACAAAGATATGAGCAAA CTCAGCCAAAACCTGAATGACATCATGACCAAACTGGAGGAGCAGCGGCAGCTCAA AAAAGATGGTACTGCAGCAGCCAAGACAGAAGGTGGTGCAAAGAG TGATGAAGCCAACCACAGTGATTCAGCCTGCTCAGCACCAAag GTGGAGCAGAGGCTCGGTCCTCCTCCCAGTCGACCTCCACCGAGGCTGACGCCGTCTCCGGACCAGAGACGGGAAAACGCCGCGCTGTTTGAGGACGAGGCCTCGGAGTCTGACGCTAACGCCGACTCCACAACGACGCCGGCGACGACACAGAAG GCGCCATCATGGGATTCATGG CAAGAACCTAGAGCCACAGAGCAGGAACTccagtatgatgatgatgatcagtaCTCAGAGGAGGCCCAAGGTGGCTGGGGTTCCAATGAACCCACCACCGGGAGCTATTCTCAGCCCGGTTGGGACGATGCAGAGGCTGATCAAGATCAGGAAAGCTGGAACGACACCCAAGGCCACGCCGCTCAGTCGTACACCGAACCCACCTGGGATGATAAAGACACCAGTGTGGGACAGGGTGGCTGGGGAGATGATGAAGAGGCACAG TGTGCTGTGACCAACGGCTCTGATGGTGAACTCCCTCCAGGATTCCTCTACAAG GTGAAGGCGATACACGACTACACTGCCACCGATGGTGATGAGCTGGAACTGAAGATGGGAGATGTCGTGCTGGTCGTGGCCTTTGACAACCCAGATGAACAG GACGATGGCTGGCTCATGGGTTATCAAGAGTGTCAGTGGTTGCAGAAGAAAGCTCTTTCAGCCAAAGGTGTTTTCCCTGAAAACTTCACCCAGAAGGTTTGA
- the bin1b gene encoding myc box-dependent-interacting protein 1b isoform X7: MAETGTGTGSGTGKGVTAGKLAINVQKRLTRAQEKVLQKLGKADETRDAAFEEMVARFNKQTAEGTKLQKDLKAYVTSVKTLHDASRRLQDCLAEMYEPEWFGKEEMDALTEEMIEKEMDNNLEDTDTLWLDYHQNITDKCVVCMDTYLTQFPDLKARIAKRDRKLVDFDSARHHFASLQKGKKKDEAKIAKAEEDLGRAQKIFEELNVELQDELPVLWDTRVGVYVNTFQSLAGHQEKFHKDMSKLSQNLNDIMTKLEEQRQLKKDGTAAAKTEGGAKSDEANHSDSACSAPKRLGPPPSRPPPRLTPSPDQRRENAALFEDEASESDANADSTTTPATTQKAPSWDSWQEPRATEQELQYDDDDQYSEEAQGGWGSNEPTTGSYSQPGWDDAEADQDQESWNDTQGHAAQSYTEPTWDDKDTSVGQGGWGDDEEAQCAVTNGSDGELPPGFLYKVKAIHDYTATDGDELELKMGDVVLVVAFDNPDEQDDGWLMGYQECQWLQKKALSAKGVFPENFTQKV, from the exons ATGGCcgagacagggacagggaccGGGTCCGGGACAGGGAAGGGGGTCACAGCCGGGAAACTGGCCATCAACGTCCAGAAGCGGCTGACCAGAGCGCAGGAGAAG GTTCTGCAGAAGCTCGGCAAAGCTGACGAGACCCGAGATGCCGCCTTTGAGGAGATGGTGGCCAGATTCAACAAGCAGACG GCAGAAGGTACCAAACTGCAGAAAGACCTGAAAGCCTACGTGACGTCAGTGAAAA CTCTGCACGACGCGTCGCGGCGGCTGCAGGACTGTCTGGCCGAAATGTACGAACCCGAGTGGTTCGGCAAGGAGGAGATGGACGCGCTGACAGAG GAGATGATAGAGAAGGAGATGGACAATAACTTGGAg gaCACAGACACGCTGTGGTTAGACTATCACCAGAACATCACGGACAAATGTGTGGTGTGCATGGACACGTACCTGACTCAGTTTCCTGATCTGAAG GCTCGCATAGCAAAGCGCGACAGGAAGTTGGTGGACTTTGACAGTGCCAGGCATCACTTTGCCTCCTTACAGAAAGGGAAGAAGAAGGACGAGGCCAAGATCGCCAAG gcggAGGAAGACCTCGGTCGAGCCCAGAAGATTTTCGAGGAGCTGAATGTGGAGTTACAAGACGAGCTTCCAGTCCTGTGGGACAC TCGTGTTGGCGTCTATGTTAACACATTCCAGAGCCTGGCAGGTCATCAGGAAAAGTTCCACAAAGATATGAGCAAA CTCAGCCAAAACCTGAATGACATCATGACCAAACTGGAGGAGCAGCGGCAGCTCAA AAAAGATGGTACTGCAGCAGCCAAGACAGAAGGTGGTGCAAAGAG TGATGAAGCCAACCACAGTGATTCAGCCTGCTCAGCACCAAag AGGCTCGGTCCTCCTCCCAGTCGACCTCCACCGAGGCTGACGCCGTCTCCGGACCAGAGACGGGAAAACGCCGCGCTGTTTGAGGACGAGGCCTCGGAGTCTGACGCTAACGCCGACTCCACAACGACGCCGGCGACGACACAGAAG GCGCCATCATGGGATTCATGG CAAGAACCTAGAGCCACAGAGCAGGAACTccagtatgatgatgatgatcagtaCTCAGAGGAGGCCCAAGGTGGCTGGGGTTCCAATGAACCCACCACCGGGAGCTATTCTCAGCCCGGTTGGGACGATGCAGAGGCTGATCAAGATCAGGAAAGCTGGAACGACACCCAAGGCCACGCCGCTCAGTCGTACACCGAACCCACCTGGGATGATAAAGACACCAGTGTGGGACAGGGTGGCTGGGGAGATGATGAAGAGGCACAG TGTGCTGTGACCAACGGCTCTGATGGTGAACTCCCTCCAGGATTCCTCTACAAG GTGAAGGCGATACACGACTACACTGCCACCGATGGTGATGAGCTGGAACTGAAGATGGGAGATGTCGTGCTGGTCGTGGCCTTTGACAACCCAGATGAACAG GACGATGGCTGGCTCATGGGTTATCAAGAGTGTCAGTGGTTGCAGAAGAAAGCTCTTTCAGCCAAAGGTGTTTTCCCTGAAAACTTCACCCAGAAGGTTTGA